One part of the Marinobacterium rhizophilum genome encodes these proteins:
- a CDS encoding HvfC/BufC N-terminal domain-containing protein, with product MSALNRLQRAFAEDLWGTELRHLQGLVLDGRLPAARLLQIYRNNFSISLEEALAADYPVLKRLVGTEFFQFLADHYLRAHPSRCGDLLQFGDRMPAFIAGFKPAAGLAYLSDVARLEWACHEVVHAPDNETVDIQTLALMSSGKLAQLHFRLGPACRLVDSIFPIYHIWQCNQAEIEDPQAIHLNSGAETVLVIRPQLRVQLWSLQPGASLLLQQLAQGAPLGHAVEQVLAGDPTFDLQPLVSHYLAAGVLVPLKSKSDRPSPAGAQS from the coding sequence ATGAGCGCCCTGAATCGACTGCAACGCGCCTTTGCCGAGGATCTCTGGGGCACTGAGCTGCGGCACTTGCAGGGCCTGGTTCTGGATGGCCGCCTGCCCGCCGCCCGGCTGCTGCAGATCTACCGCAATAATTTCAGCATTTCCCTGGAGGAAGCCCTGGCGGCGGACTATCCGGTACTGAAACGGCTGGTGGGTACGGAGTTTTTCCAGTTTTTGGCCGACCACTACCTGAGGGCCCATCCCTCAAGGTGCGGCGATCTGTTGCAGTTCGGAGACCGAATGCCGGCGTTTATCGCCGGCTTCAAGCCGGCGGCGGGCCTGGCGTACCTGTCCGACGTTGCACGCCTGGAGTGGGCCTGCCACGAGGTTGTCCATGCCCCCGATAACGAGACAGTCGATATTCAGACACTGGCACTGATGTCTTCCGGAAAACTGGCACAGCTGCACTTTCGTCTCGGCCCGGCCTGTCGACTTGTGGACTCGATCTTCCCCATTTATCACATCTGGCAATGCAACCAGGCAGAGATCGAGGACCCGCAAGCCATCCACCTGAACAGCGGCGCTGAAACGGTACTGGTGATACGTCCCCAGCTGAGGGTTCAGCTTTGGTCATTGCAGCCCGGCGCCAGCTTGCTGTTGCAGCAACTGGCGCAGGGGGCGCCCCTCGGCCATGCGGTCGAGCAGGTGCTGGCGGGCGACCCGACATTCGATCTGCAACCCCTGGTGTCCCACTACCTTGCGGCCGGCGTTTTGGTGCCGCTGAAATCCAAGTCAGACCGGCCTTCACCGGCAGGAGCTCAATCATGA